The proteins below are encoded in one region of Tessaracoccus aquimaris:
- a CDS encoding carbohydrate ABC transporter permease, with amino-acid sequence MLSNNFGLYFLNSVFVTAATVVVVLAVSIMAAYVIVRNRSRFSSALFSGLLLGIAIPLQATIVPVYYLIVQLGLYDTLWALILPSIAFAIPISVLILVNFLRDVPGELFEAMRVDGASDWQMLWKLAVPLAKPAIITVGIYDALQVWNGFLFPLILTQSAENRVLPLSLWSFQGEFSVDVPAVLAAVVLSVVPVLAAYAIGRRQLVSGLTAGFSK; translated from the coding sequence GTGCTCAGCAACAACTTCGGCCTCTACTTCCTCAACTCGGTCTTCGTCACGGCGGCCACGGTTGTCGTGGTGCTCGCGGTGTCGATCATGGCCGCCTATGTGATCGTCCGGAACCGGTCCCGCTTCTCAAGCGCACTGTTCTCCGGCCTGTTGCTCGGCATCGCCATTCCGCTGCAGGCGACCATCGTCCCCGTCTACTACCTCATCGTCCAACTCGGCCTCTACGACACCCTCTGGGCGCTCATCCTTCCCTCGATCGCGTTCGCGATCCCGATCAGCGTCCTGATCCTGGTGAACTTCCTGCGCGACGTGCCGGGAGAACTGTTCGAGGCGATGCGGGTCGACGGGGCCTCCGACTGGCAGATGCTGTGGAAGCTTGCCGTGCCGCTCGCCAAGCCGGCCATCATCACCGTCGGCATCTACGACGCACTCCAGGTCTGGAACGGGTTCCTGTTCCCCCTGATCCTGACCCAGAGCGCGGAGAACCGGGTCCTTCCCCTGTCGCTGTGGTCCTTCCAGGGCGAGTTCTCCGTCGACGTCCCCGCGGTGCTCGCTGCGGTCGTGCTCTCGGTCGTGCCAGTCCTCGCGGCGTACGCGATCGGTCGCCGTCAACTCGTCTCCGGCCTCACCGCAGGCTTCTCCAAGTAG
- a CDS encoding carbohydrate ABC transporter permease gives MNSASRLTRWVVGILGIIITSVVFLVPFAFVLLTASKSSKEAGKLAFSLPTEFHLFDNVVAVFEARNNMLTTAFINSTILTVASVALMVVFGSMIAYVLARRKSRLNGLINAMVLAGLIVPPAVVPTIWVLQGLNLFKTLPGLIFIEVAFGLSFTILIMRAFVATIPKEIDEAAIIDGAGPIRLFFQVIFPLLRSVIITVVVVQSVAVFNDFQNPLYFLPGDANATVQLTLYNFRSQFSTQYNLLFTNILIITIPLLIMYLIFQRQIVAGMTSGAVKG, from the coding sequence GTGAACAGCGCAAGCAGATTGACCCGCTGGGTGGTCGGCATCCTCGGGATCATCATCACATCCGTGGTGTTCCTCGTGCCGTTCGCCTTCGTGCTCCTGACCGCATCGAAGTCCTCCAAGGAGGCCGGGAAGCTGGCCTTCTCCCTCCCCACCGAGTTCCACCTGTTCGACAACGTCGTGGCCGTCTTCGAGGCGCGCAACAACATGCTGACGACGGCCTTCATCAACTCAACCATCCTGACCGTCGCCAGCGTCGCGCTCATGGTGGTCTTCGGCTCGATGATCGCCTACGTACTTGCACGTCGAAAGAGTCGCCTGAACGGGCTGATCAACGCGATGGTCTTGGCGGGCCTGATCGTACCGCCCGCGGTTGTACCGACGATCTGGGTGCTGCAGGGGCTGAACCTGTTCAAGACCCTCCCTGGGCTCATCTTCATCGAGGTGGCCTTCGGCCTGTCCTTCACCATCCTCATCATGCGTGCATTCGTCGCGACGATCCCCAAGGAGATCGACGAGGCGGCCATCATCGACGGCGCCGGGCCGATCCGACTCTTCTTTCAGGTGATCTTCCCGCTGCTCCGCTCCGTCATCATCACGGTCGTCGTGGTTCAGTCGGTCGCCGTGTTCAACGACTTCCAGAACCCCCTGTACTTCCTCCCGGGCGACGCCAACGCGACTGTTCAGTTGACCTTGTACAACTTCCGCAGTCAGTTCAGCACCCAGTACAACCTGCTCTTCACAAACATCCTCATCATCACCATCCCGCTGCTGATCATGTACCTGATCTTCCAGCGTCAGATCGTCGCCGGAATGACCTCCGGCGCCGTCAAGGGCTGA
- a CDS encoding ABC transporter substrate-binding protein, producing the protein MPLPRKAHAFIALGLTAAIALTACGGGSDNGENADGTVNLSLLVDVGEQSMNIGNAIVEAFNASQSDVKVQIESRPGGTDGDNLVKTRLATGEMNDLFMYNSGSLFAALDPGKNLVPLTSEPFMSGLDETFKTSTSVGSDFYGVPFEQAMGGGILYNKKVFADLGLEVPKTWDKFMENNAKIKAAGIDPVIQTYADTWTSQLLVLADFHNVAAEQPDWAEKFTANQAKFAEPPAISGFERLQAVHDAGYLNKDFASATQSQGMQHLVDGTGAQYPMLTSTVSSYVDLADDAAENIGFFAQPGDDESTFGLTAWTPAGIYVPKSTEGAKLDAAKKFLTFAASTKACDAVSKATTPNGPFMIKDCKLPEGLPTAVTDLDKYFTDGNASPALEFLSPVKGPNLEKITVEVGSGIATAAEGAARYDEDVKKQAQQLGLKGW; encoded by the coding sequence GTGCCACTCCCCAGAAAGGCCCACGCATTCATCGCGCTCGGGCTAACAGCAGCCATCGCATTGACCGCCTGCGGCGGCGGATCGGACAACGGCGAGAACGCCGACGGAACAGTCAACCTCTCGCTGCTAGTCGATGTCGGCGAGCAGAGCATGAACATCGGCAACGCCATCGTCGAAGCGTTCAACGCCTCACAGAGCGATGTGAAGGTCCAGATCGAGAGCCGCCCCGGAGGCACCGACGGCGACAACCTCGTCAAGACGCGCTTGGCAACAGGCGAGATGAATGACCTGTTCATGTACAACTCCGGCTCGCTCTTCGCGGCCCTGGACCCCGGCAAGAACCTTGTCCCACTGACAAGCGAGCCCTTTATGTCGGGCCTCGATGAAACGTTCAAAACTTCCACCAGCGTCGGAAGTGACTTCTACGGCGTCCCGTTCGAGCAGGCCATGGGAGGCGGCATCCTCTACAACAAGAAGGTCTTCGCCGACCTTGGGCTTGAGGTCCCCAAGACCTGGGACAAGTTCATGGAGAACAACGCGAAGATCAAGGCGGCTGGCATTGACCCCGTCATCCAGACCTACGCCGACACGTGGACGTCACAGTTGCTCGTCCTGGCCGACTTCCACAATGTGGCCGCCGAACAGCCTGACTGGGCGGAAAAGTTCACGGCCAACCAGGCGAAGTTCGCCGAGCCACCCGCGATCAGCGGCTTCGAACGCCTGCAGGCCGTCCATGACGCCGGCTACCTGAACAAGGACTTCGCATCCGCTACCCAGTCGCAGGGGATGCAGCACCTTGTCGACGGGACCGGCGCCCAGTACCCGATGCTCACCTCCACGGTCTCCTCGTACGTCGACCTCGCCGATGATGCCGCGGAGAACATCGGCTTCTTCGCGCAGCCAGGCGACGATGAGTCCACCTTCGGCCTCACCGCCTGGACTCCCGCCGGCATCTACGTTCCCAAGTCGACCGAGGGCGCGAAACTGGACGCGGCCAAGAAGTTCCTGACCTTCGCCGCATCCACGAAGGCGTGCGACGCCGTCAGCAAGGCCACCACGCCCAATGGGCCGTTCATGATCAAGGACTGCAAGCTTCCGGAGGGCCTCCCCACTGCAGTGACGGACCTCGACAAGTACTTCACGGACGGCAACGCGAGCCCTGCGCTTGAGTTCCTCTCGCCAGTCAAGGGCCCGAACCTCGAGAAGATCACCGTCGAGGTGGGCTCCGGGATCGCGACGGCGGCTGAGGGCGCTGCCCGCTATGACGAGGACGTCAAGAAGCAGGCCCAGCAGTTGGGCCTCAAGGGCTGGTGA
- a CDS encoding beta-glucosidase, with protein sequence MNQWHDTSLPIKERAAALLADLTLEEKAHQLGSHWPSPKNRVDDLEGNVAPMEDALNQSGDLNAEAAVGLGQITRNYGTAPVTPEEGIAQLRDLQAFVVERSPHGIPAVVHEECLTGFTANGATVYPAAIAWGATFDPGIVEEMAHAIGDDMATLGVHQGLSPLLDVVRDYRWGRVEETIGEDPYLVGTLGAAYVQGLQEAGIDATLKHFAGYSASRAGRNHAPISIGPREFEDVILQPFEIAVREGGAASVMNSYSDIDGVPAGASRELLTGILRDRWGFDGLVVSDYWAVSFLHMMHRISEGPADSARLALEAGLDVELPGTACYGSVVDLVRDGRLDESVVDTSVQRVLEQKIRLGLLDPDWSSEAQGAPVDLDSPRNREIARRLAEESIVLVANDGVLPLAVAKVALLGPCAAEPRTFMGCYSFPNHVLVRYPDAPLGVEVPSLEQALRAELGGAEIRYEQGCPILAEDRSQIPAAVEAAKAADVAVLTVGDLAGLFGKGTSGEGCDAVDLRLPGVQAELVEAVLATGTPTVLVIVSGRPYSVGAFADRCAAIVQAFMPGEEGGPAIAGVLSGRVNPSGHLPVGLPDHPGGQPGTYLAPSLAWNSDGISNLDPRPRYPFGHGISYTTFDLSDLRLSSEEIDVTGSVEVRATVTNTGDRAGAEVVQLYATDELAQVVRPLKELIGYLKVSLEPGESRTVIFDVHSDRLSFTGLELKRVVEPGTHVLSVGRSSEDRPLSARLTLTGETRIVPEGRQLLTPARLG encoded by the coding sequence ATGAACCAGTGGCACGACACCTCGCTGCCCATCAAGGAGCGCGCCGCCGCGCTGCTCGCCGACCTCACGCTCGAGGAGAAGGCGCACCAACTGGGCTCGCACTGGCCCAGCCCGAAGAACCGCGTCGACGACCTCGAGGGCAACGTCGCACCCATGGAGGACGCACTCAACCAGAGCGGCGACCTCAACGCGGAGGCAGCGGTCGGCCTCGGCCAGATCACCCGCAACTACGGGACGGCTCCGGTCACGCCCGAGGAGGGCATCGCCCAACTGCGTGACCTGCAGGCCTTCGTTGTCGAGAGGTCCCCGCACGGCATCCCAGCGGTCGTCCACGAGGAATGCCTGACGGGGTTCACGGCCAACGGTGCCACTGTCTACCCGGCCGCGATCGCGTGGGGTGCCACCTTCGACCCCGGCATCGTTGAGGAGATGGCACATGCCATCGGCGACGACATGGCGACCCTCGGCGTGCACCAGGGGCTCTCCCCACTGCTGGACGTGGTGCGCGACTACCGCTGGGGCCGCGTCGAGGAGACCATCGGCGAGGACCCGTACCTGGTCGGCACCCTCGGGGCCGCCTACGTGCAGGGGTTGCAGGAGGCAGGCATCGACGCCACCCTGAAGCACTTCGCGGGCTATTCGGCCTCCCGCGCCGGCCGCAACCACGCGCCGATCTCCATCGGGCCGCGCGAGTTCGAGGACGTCATCCTCCAGCCGTTCGAGATCGCGGTGCGCGAGGGCGGCGCCGCCTCGGTGATGAACTCCTACTCGGACATCGACGGCGTCCCCGCCGGGGCGAGCCGGGAACTCCTCACGGGGATCCTGCGGGACAGGTGGGGCTTCGACGGCCTGGTCGTCAGCGACTACTGGGCCGTGTCCTTCCTGCACATGATGCACCGCATCTCGGAGGGTCCGGCCGACAGCGCTCGGCTCGCGCTGGAGGCCGGCCTTGACGTCGAGTTGCCGGGCACCGCCTGCTATGGGAGCGTCGTCGACCTGGTTCGCGACGGTCGGCTGGATGAGTCGGTCGTCGACACGTCAGTGCAGCGGGTGCTTGAACAGAAGATCCGGCTCGGGCTGCTCGATCCCGACTGGTCGAGCGAGGCGCAGGGCGCGCCGGTCGACCTCGACTCGCCGCGCAACAGGGAAATCGCCAGGCGCCTCGCCGAGGAGTCGATCGTGCTGGTCGCCAACGACGGCGTGTTGCCGCTGGCGGTGGCAAAGGTCGCGCTGCTCGGGCCGTGCGCCGCTGAGCCGCGCACCTTCATGGGCTGCTACTCCTTCCCGAACCACGTGCTCGTGCGCTACCCCGACGCGCCGCTCGGAGTCGAGGTGCCGAGCCTGGAGCAGGCGCTGCGGGCCGAACTGGGCGGCGCCGAGATCCGCTACGAGCAGGGCTGCCCGATCCTCGCGGAGGACCGCTCGCAGATCCCCGCCGCGGTCGAGGCGGCCAAGGCGGCGGACGTGGCGGTCCTGACGGTGGGGGACCTCGCGGGCCTGTTCGGCAAGGGCACCTCCGGTGAGGGCTGCGACGCCGTCGACCTGCGGCTACCCGGCGTGCAGGCCGAACTGGTCGAGGCTGTGCTCGCCACGGGCACCCCGACGGTGCTTGTCATCGTCAGCGGCAGGCCCTACTCGGTCGGGGCGTTCGCCGACCGGTGCGCCGCGATCGTTCAGGCGTTCATGCCAGGCGAGGAGGGCGGTCCCGCCATCGCGGGAGTGCTCAGCGGGAGGGTCAACCCGAGCGGCCATCTGCCGGTCGGCCTGCCGGACCATCCTGGCGGCCAGCCGGGCACCTACCTCGCGCCGTCGCTCGCCTGGAACAGCGATGGCATCTCCAACCTCGACCCGCGGCCGCGCTACCCGTTCGGCCACGGCATCTCGTACACCACGTTCGACCTCAGCGACCTGCGCCTGTCGAGCGAGGAGATCGACGTGACTGGCAGCGTCGAGGTGCGCGCGACGGTGACCAACACCGGGGACCGCGCGGGCGCCGAGGTCGTCCAGTTGTACGCCACCGACGAACTGGCCCAGGTGGTGCGCCCGCTCAAGGAGTTGATCGGCTACCTCAAGGTCTCGCTCGAGCCAGGGGAGAGCCGCACCGTGATCTTCGACGTGCACTCGGACCGGCTGTCCTTCACCGGGCTGGAGTTGAAGCGGGTCGTCGAGCCGGGCACCCACGTGCTCAGCGTCGGCCGCTCCAGCGAGGACCGGCCGCTGTCGGCCAGGCTCACCCTGACCGGGGAGACCCGGATCGTCCCGGAGGGAAGGCAACTGCTGACGCCCGCGCGACTCGGCTGA
- a CDS encoding alpha-L-rhamnosidase: MSSVIVSAPRLEHGDSEAGNVAVAAPRVSWTSATEVPNWEQASAEISLTTHRGTTSATVAGDQSRFLPWPFADLTPRESGEVRVRVAGPDGWSAWSEPTSFFASFLAPGEWDADFIGLESPQQDAQPFLARREFDVRQGLTQATWYATAQGVYEASVNGTPVDDQILKPGWTPYHLRLIHETNDVTSLLKPGTNAVGLAVTGGWYTERFGFQNQAAIVYGEQPSVAGQLHLEYDDGTEEWVRTGPSWQVTDSGPWTASGIYRGEDFDARRIQPGWDKAGFQATGWAPATPQQAGLTPEARVSPEVRVVEQMPVKEVLGSGDGTYLLDFGQNLVGRLRITVQGEAGDTVTLRHAEVLDSGALGVRPLRAARATDTYTLAGGEPEEYAPTFTFHGFRYAEVSGWPGTFDPAAVTAEVIHSDMRRTGRFESSNELLNRLHENVVWGMRGNFLYLPTDCPQRDERLGWTGDIQIFGPSAAFLYDCDGFLDSWLRDVWLEQQEAGGGVAFVVPDVLRSGDVPTAAWGDVATVLPMVLFERFGDLEVVQRQYPSMKAWTDLLLKIAGDRHLWEGGFQFGDWVDPDSPPTDPARAKTDPDVVSGAFLYRSADLTARAADLLGFAEESAGYRAQAELVRQAWVNEYVSPAGRIVSDAQTAYALAIAFGIADEPLRAAFGSRLAELVRRDGYRISTGFVGTPLVNDALTTTGHDTEAARLLLQTDCPSWLYSVSMGATTIWERWDSLLPDGSINPGEMTSFNHYALGSVADWMHRVVAGLGADSPGYKTVRIAPRPLPGLDSASASYDGPYGPIKVSWIRDGGEIAVSAVVPPNSDAVVTLPGIDDFRAGSGEHEWRFASADQVPGEVRIGMDTPLVDIIDNEGAYLALRSAFERVDPALASDFNARTKWVPGQNLRAAFSIISPGVAPKVLEELEAFNKH; encoded by the coding sequence ATGTCATCCGTCATCGTTTCCGCGCCTCGCCTCGAACATGGAGACAGCGAGGCAGGCAACGTCGCAGTCGCAGCGCCTCGCGTCTCCTGGACCAGTGCCACAGAGGTTCCCAACTGGGAGCAGGCCTCCGCCGAGATCTCCCTCACGACGCACCGAGGCACCACCAGCGCCACCGTGGCTGGCGACCAGTCGCGCTTCCTACCGTGGCCGTTCGCCGACCTGACACCCAGGGAGTCAGGGGAGGTCCGAGTGCGGGTCGCAGGCCCCGATGGCTGGTCCGCCTGGAGCGAGCCCACCTCGTTCTTCGCCAGCTTCCTCGCCCCCGGTGAATGGGATGCGGACTTCATCGGGCTTGAGTCCCCACAACAGGACGCACAGCCGTTCCTTGCCCGCCGGGAGTTCGACGTACGTCAGGGGCTGACCCAAGCCACCTGGTACGCGACTGCTCAAGGCGTGTATGAAGCGAGCGTCAACGGCACTCCTGTCGACGACCAGATCCTCAAGCCTGGCTGGACGCCGTATCACCTTCGTCTGATTCACGAGACCAACGACGTGACGAGCCTCCTCAAGCCGGGCACCAACGCCGTCGGGCTCGCGGTCACCGGTGGGTGGTACACGGAACGCTTCGGTTTCCAGAACCAGGCGGCGATCGTGTACGGCGAGCAACCCTCCGTGGCTGGCCAACTTCACCTCGAGTACGACGACGGGACCGAGGAGTGGGTCAGGACGGGACCCTCCTGGCAGGTGACCGACTCTGGCCCCTGGACGGCATCAGGCATCTACCGGGGCGAGGACTTCGACGCGCGGCGGATCCAGCCAGGCTGGGACAAGGCCGGCTTCCAGGCCACCGGCTGGGCACCAGCGACGCCCCAACAGGCAGGTCTGACTCCTGAAGCGCGCGTCTCACCTGAGGTTCGGGTGGTCGAACAGATGCCGGTCAAGGAAGTGCTCGGCTCCGGCGACGGAACCTACCTCCTCGACTTCGGCCAGAACCTTGTCGGCCGGCTCCGGATCACGGTCCAGGGCGAGGCTGGCGACACCGTGACCTTGAGGCACGCCGAGGTCCTCGACTCCGGCGCCCTGGGCGTGCGCCCCCTCCGTGCCGCCCGCGCGACCGACACCTACACCTTGGCAGGAGGCGAACCCGAAGAGTACGCGCCGACATTCACCTTCCACGGGTTCCGGTACGCGGAGGTCTCGGGCTGGCCCGGCACCTTCGACCCAGCCGCGGTGACAGCCGAGGTGATCCACTCCGACATGCGCCGCACGGGTCGGTTCGAGAGCTCGAACGAACTCCTCAACCGCCTGCACGAAAACGTTGTGTGGGGCATGCGCGGCAACTTCCTCTACCTTCCGACCGACTGTCCTCAGCGGGACGAGAGGCTGGGTTGGACCGGCGACATCCAGATCTTCGGGCCCTCCGCAGCCTTCCTCTACGACTGCGACGGGTTCCTGGACTCGTGGCTGCGGGACGTGTGGCTGGAGCAGCAGGAGGCGGGCGGCGGCGTCGCGTTTGTCGTGCCGGACGTGCTGCGCTCGGGCGACGTCCCGACCGCCGCTTGGGGTGATGTCGCAACCGTCCTGCCCATGGTGCTGTTCGAACGCTTCGGCGACCTCGAGGTCGTGCAGCGCCAGTACCCGTCAATGAAGGCCTGGACGGATCTCCTTCTGAAGATCGCGGGAGATCGCCACCTCTGGGAGGGCGGCTTCCAGTTCGGAGACTGGGTCGACCCGGACTCCCCACCGACCGATCCGGCTCGAGCCAAGACCGACCCCGACGTCGTGTCGGGCGCGTTCCTGTACCGCTCCGCTGATCTGACGGCGCGCGCAGCCGACCTGCTCGGCTTCGCCGAGGAGTCCGCCGGGTATCGCGCACAGGCCGAGTTGGTGAGGCAAGCGTGGGTCAACGAGTATGTGAGCCCGGCCGGCCGGATCGTCTCAGATGCCCAGACGGCATACGCGCTGGCCATCGCCTTCGGAATCGCCGACGAGCCGCTGAGGGCAGCCTTCGGATCACGGCTGGCCGAACTGGTGCGCCGGGATGGCTACCGCATCAGCACCGGGTTCGTCGGCACTCCCCTGGTCAACGATGCTCTGACCACCACGGGCCACGACACAGAGGCTGCACGGCTCCTGCTGCAAACCGACTGCCCAAGCTGGCTCTACTCGGTCTCCATGGGGGCGACCACGATCTGGGAGCGATGGGACTCGCTCCTTCCTGACGGGTCGATCAACCCAGGAGAGATGACCTCGTTCAACCACTACGCGCTTGGCTCGGTGGCCGATTGGATGCATCGGGTCGTCGCAGGCCTCGGGGCTGACTCCCCTGGCTACAAAACGGTCCGCATCGCTCCACGTCCGCTTCCCGGCCTCGATTCCGCGTCAGCCTCCTATGACGGGCCGTATGGGCCGATCAAGGTGAGCTGGATCCGAGACGGCGGCGAGATCGCGGTGAGCGCCGTCGTACCGCCGAACTCGGACGCTGTCGTCACGCTTCCCGGCATCGACGACTTCCGCGCCGGCTCCGGCGAGCATGAGTGGCGATTCGCATCGGCGGACCAGGTCCCTGGTGAGGTGCGGATCGGGATGGACACCCCTCTTGTCGACATCATCGACAACGAGGGCGCCTACCTGGCTCTTCGCTCCGCCTTCGAGCGGGTCGACCCGGCCCTTGCATCGGACTTCAACGCACGCACGAAGTGGGTGCCCGGTCAGAACCTCCGGGCGGCGTTCAGCATCATCTCACCTGGAGTTGCCCCGAAGGTCCTTGAGGAGTTGGAGGCGTTCAACAAGCACTGA
- a CDS encoding LacI family DNA-binding transcriptional regulator produces MTARNVTIEDVAALAGVSRAAVSKVLRNAYGVSEPMQQRVQAAIDDLGYRPRVAARAMRGTSYTLGVELPTMANPFLQGVLGGLIGFLEATRYSVIIAPSDAEGNSTQAIQTLLDYQVAGLVTIGANATADWLEAQATRSPMVMLGRHDESVNYDTVGDDDALGARLAVDHLYSLGHRRITHLTIGAAQHPHMSRSSHAMRARSYRHRMRRYGLTPETHIIASPTEESAYISTLGLLEQPIPPTAIFAGHDELALGVMRAAAQFGLGRSELSIVGYDDSTFASHPLISLTTVRQSSDEVGKEVGSLLLQRIEGRTEAAHVVITPELQVRGSSAPPPPTT; encoded by the coding sequence ATGACTGCAAGAAACGTGACGATCGAGGACGTGGCCGCACTGGCCGGTGTCTCACGCGCAGCCGTGTCCAAGGTGCTCCGCAACGCCTATGGCGTGAGCGAACCGATGCAGCAACGCGTCCAAGCGGCGATCGACGACCTGGGCTATCGCCCACGCGTTGCCGCCCGCGCGATGCGCGGCACCAGTTACACGCTGGGAGTCGAACTCCCCACGATGGCCAACCCCTTCCTCCAGGGAGTCCTCGGCGGCCTCATCGGGTTCCTGGAGGCCACCCGATACAGCGTGATCATCGCTCCCTCCGACGCCGAGGGCAACAGCACCCAGGCGATCCAGACACTCCTCGACTATCAGGTCGCCGGCCTTGTCACCATCGGGGCCAACGCGACAGCCGACTGGCTGGAAGCCCAGGCAACACGCAGCCCCATGGTGATGCTCGGCAGGCATGACGAGTCGGTGAACTACGACACGGTCGGGGATGACGACGCCCTGGGCGCGAGACTGGCTGTCGACCACCTCTACTCGCTGGGCCATCGGCGGATCACGCACCTGACGATCGGGGCCGCGCAGCATCCCCACATGTCGCGCTCCTCCCACGCCATGCGGGCGCGGTCCTATCGACACAGGATGCGGCGTTACGGGCTGACCCCGGAGACACACATCATCGCCTCTCCGACCGAGGAGTCGGCGTACATCTCCACGCTCGGATTGCTGGAACAGCCGATCCCACCGACGGCTATCTTCGCGGGCCACGACGAACTGGCGCTTGGGGTAATGCGGGCCGCTGCCCAGTTTGGGCTGGGCCGATCCGAACTCTCGATCGTCGGGTATGACGACAGCACCTTCGCCTCCCACCCCCTGATCTCGTTGACCACTGTTCGCCAGTCGTCCGACGAGGTCGGTAAGGAGGTCGGCTCGTTGCTCCTACAGCGCATCGAGGGTCGCACTGAGGCGGCGCACGTCGTCATCACCCCGGAGCTACAGGTGCGCGGCTCAAGCGCACCTCCCCCACCAACCACCTGA
- a CDS encoding carbohydrate ABC transporter permease has product MTSTTSTAEPAQVASPNRKHKDHVAKRYPLWFLIPGGLIYLIFFVVPTLASFYFAFTRWTLFESEWIGLQNFTLFLSEPGLIGSLWNTLVYGFVTSGAKVVLGMLLAVVLSMPLIARGYLRSVTFFPVLLSAVGVGLTFQVLLDPFNGIVNKVWTAITGGDGPQWLTNPDIALLSVAGIDVWKGLGIATLIYIAGIAAIPNEYFEAARVDGASSWQVFRSIILPLSFPATSTVILLSLIGGLRSFDLIWTTTGGGPGFSSDVIASVIYKQYQAGYYGLSTAGNVILFVVVTAIVYPLNRWLNSKETDL; this is encoded by the coding sequence ATGACCTCCACTACATCAACCGCCGAACCAGCGCAGGTTGCCTCCCCGAACCGCAAACACAAGGACCATGTCGCCAAGAGGTACCCGTTGTGGTTCCTCATCCCTGGAGGCCTGATCTACCTCATCTTCTTCGTCGTGCCGACGCTGGCATCCTTCTACTTCGCCTTCACCCGCTGGACGTTGTTCGAGTCAGAATGGATCGGACTCCAGAACTTCACCCTGTTCCTCTCCGAACCTGGCCTCATCGGATCGCTCTGGAACACCCTGGTCTACGGCTTCGTCACCTCCGGAGCCAAGGTTGTCCTCGGAATGCTCCTGGCGGTCGTCCTCTCGATGCCTCTCATCGCTCGCGGATACCTTCGGTCCGTCACCTTCTTCCCCGTGCTTCTGAGCGCGGTGGGCGTCGGCCTCACCTTCCAGGTGCTCCTTGACCCGTTCAACGGCATCGTGAACAAGGTGTGGACGGCGATCACGGGCGGCGACGGGCCCCAGTGGCTGACCAACCCGGACATCGCTCTACTGAGCGTCGCCGGAATCGACGTCTGGAAGGGCCTCGGCATCGCGACGCTGATCTACATCGCCGGAATCGCAGCGATCCCCAACGAGTACTTCGAGGCGGCCCGGGTCGATGGAGCCAGTTCCTGGCAGGTGTTTCGCAGCATCATTCTTCCACTCTCCTTTCCCGCGACCTCGACCGTGATCCTCCTGTCTCTCATCGGAGGGCTCCGCTCCTTCGATCTGATCTGGACGACGACAGGCGGAGGTCCCGGGTTCTCCTCGGACGTGATCGCCTCCGTGATCTACAAGCAGTACCAGGCCGGCTATTACGGTCTCTCGACCGCCGGCAATGTCATCCTCTTCGTCGTCGTGACCGCGATCGTCTATCCGCTCAACCGTTGGCTCAACTCGAAGGAGACGGATCTGTGA